A stretch of Deinococcus aerius DNA encodes these proteins:
- a CDS encoding glucosamine-6-phosphate deaminase, whose product MVGVEVLGDAEVLAERAADLIGDALREKPNLSVLVATGHTPMATYAELALRGLDASRLTAVQLDEYLGVGEDDPRSLWGWMRRSFVEPLGVKQVVRLGDAPDPDEACRRYESEVAALSGIDLAVLGLGPNGHLGFNEPLCGPGARTRVVTLTPASLASNAAYWGDLPVPSRALTAGMDVILSARRIILLVSGSHKRDILARALREPPTPEVPASWLQGANTTVLADRAAWGGAQGRAFP is encoded by the coding sequence GTGGTAGGGGTGGAGGTGCTGGGGGACGCGGAGGTGCTCGCCGAACGCGCCGCCGATCTCATCGGGGACGCGCTGCGCGAGAAGCCCAACCTCTCCGTCCTGGTCGCCACCGGCCATACCCCGATGGCGACGTACGCGGAACTCGCCCTGCGGGGGCTCGACGCCTCGCGCCTCACCGCCGTGCAGCTCGACGAGTACCTGGGCGTGGGCGAGGACGACCCGCGCTCGCTGTGGGGCTGGATGCGCCGCTCCTTCGTGGAGCCGCTGGGCGTGAAACAGGTCGTGCGGCTGGGGGACGCGCCGGACCCGGACGAGGCTTGCCGTCGCTATGAGTCGGAGGTGGCGGCCCTCAGCGGCATCGACCTCGCCGTCCTGGGGCTGGGGCCGAACGGGCACCTGGGCTTCAACGAGCCGCTGTGCGGGCCGGGCGCGCGGACCCGGGTGGTGACACTCACACCCGCGAGCCTGGCGAGCAACGCCGCGTACTGGGGCGACCTGCCCGTGCCGTCCCGGGCGCTGACGGCGGGGATGGACGTGATCCTGTCCGCGAGACGGATCATTCTCCTGGTGAGCGGGTCGCACAAGCGGGACATCCTCGCCCGCGCGCTGCGGGAGCCGCCGACGCCGGAGGTGCCCGCGTCGTGGCTTCAGGGCGCGAACACCACCGTCCTCGCCGACCGCGCCGCCTGGGGCGGGGCGCAGGGTCGGGCCTTCCCATGA
- a CDS encoding family 4 glycosyl hydrolase, with amino-acid sequence MARVKLAYIGGGSTRAPGTVASFIRQSANFAGSEIVLVDLDEERLGLVRRLAERMIEAQGADLRVTATTDRARALPDCDGVLSSFRPGGFEARALDERLPLARGAIGQETQGAGGLFMALRALHVTRGLVEDMARLCPGATLFNYTNPVNIVAQGVADHSEVPVISLCEGPIVFPLELARMAGLDPRRVEATMVGLNHACWSVEARYDGEALLPRLERALEGVTDPWSRRLLHLAVTVGSIPASYMRYYFYEEDMLRELRARPTTRAQDILAEVPDYWAHYREQVDSENPTLDPARSRGGLFELELAVDVMDALFNDRGEVWPCNVVNRGAIQDFPDGQVVEVPCLVDRRGARPLSGFRVPAPVRGLLHALGEYQGLAADAGWCGSRRDALRALVSNPLVRTLPLAEALYDDLARAHRAYLPERLW; translated from the coding sequence ATGGCCCGCGTCAAACTCGCCTACATCGGCGGCGGCAGCACCCGCGCGCCGGGTACGGTGGCGTCGTTCATCCGGCAGTCGGCCAACTTCGCCGGGTCGGAGATCGTCCTGGTGGACCTCGACGAGGAGCGGCTGGGCCTCGTGCGGCGGCTGGCGGAGCGGATGATCGAGGCTCAGGGTGCCGACCTGCGGGTCACGGCCACCACCGACCGGGCACGCGCGCTCCCCGACTGCGACGGGGTGCTGTCGAGCTTCCGGCCCGGCGGCTTCGAGGCGCGGGCGCTCGACGAGCGGCTTCCCCTTGCGCGCGGCGCCATCGGGCAGGAGACGCAGGGGGCGGGGGGCTTGTTCATGGCCCTGCGGGCGCTGCACGTCACGCGCGGCCTGGTGGAGGACATGGCGCGGCTGTGCCCGGGGGCCACCTTGTTCAACTACACCAACCCCGTGAACATCGTCGCGCAGGGAGTGGCCGACCACTCGGAGGTGCCCGTCATCTCGCTGTGCGAGGGCCCCATCGTCTTCCCGCTCGAACTGGCGAGGATGGCGGGCCTCGACCCCCGCCGGGTGGAGGCCACCATGGTCGGCCTGAATCACGCCTGCTGGAGCGTGGAGGCGAGGTATGACGGGGAGGCGCTGCTGCCGCGGCTGGAGCGGGCCTTAGAGGGCGTCACGGACCCCTGGTCGCGCCGCCTCCTGCACCTCGCTGTCACGGTGGGGTCCATCCCCGCCTCGTACATGAGGTACTACTTCTACGAGGAGGACATGCTGCGCGAGCTGCGCGCCCGGCCCACCACCCGCGCCCAGGACATCCTCGCCGAGGTGCCCGACTACTGGGCGCACTACCGCGAGCAGGTGGATTCGGAGAACCCCACCCTCGACCCGGCCCGCTCGCGCGGCGGCCTCTTCGAGTTGGAACTTGCCGTGGACGTGATGGACGCCCTGTTCAACGACCGCGGCGAGGTGTGGCCGTGCAACGTGGTGAACCGCGGCGCCATTCAGGACTTCCCCGACGGGCAGGTGGTGGAGGTGCCGTGCCTGGTGGACCGCCGGGGGGCGCGGCCACTGTCGGGCTTCCGGGTGCCCGCCCCGGTGCGGGGCCTGCTGCACGCGCTCGGCGAGTATCAGGGGCTGGCGGCGGACGCGGGGTGGTGCGGCTCGCGCCGGGACGCCCTGCGCGCCCTGGTGAGTAACCCCCTCGTCCGCACGCTGCCCCTGGCCGAGGCGCTGTATGACGACCTCGCCCGGGCGCACCGCGCGTACCTGCCGGAGCGGCTGTGGTAG
- a CDS encoding ABC transporter substrate-binding protein — protein MKPVSRLAAPLALLTAALGAYALAQQPTTTFTVVRSSQWGAQNLNPFTPGDQHLQATNSAIYETLFYVNGLNGKVTNVLGTGYTWSKDNKTLTVTTRPGVKWHDGQAFSANDVAFTFNYLKQYPALDLSGLWKNGLTSVKASGPGTVTFTFARANTPIFFYLAGTPIVPQHLWSQIKDPLTYTNSKPVGTGPFTFDAYSLQAVRVLKNPNYWMRGQPYVDAVVWRATNGNDAALLQLLKGEADYGYVGIPDPKGGYAAKGPNYSYWWPTNNSNFLYFNTTKAPFSDPAFRRAVATAINTRDVALKAYSGVLAAAPASAVIPAQQAQWLPASMKGLTPKYDPAAADRALTAAGYRKNAQGQRLGKDGRPLPTFKILVGAGWTDFITMAQVVGDNLKKVGINTSIDQQTWSSYSGGLQTATYDMGISWGWGNGPTPYYLFYSSFSPELSAPVGKTAPSNLSRYTNPALTQALARFRATSDPAAQKQAVATMVSTVMKDMPWVPLTDRAQFSLYNTSRFTNFPTAQNPYNDGSPDDVPGARLMYLNVKPK, from the coding sequence ATGAAGCCAGTGTCCCGCCTTGCCGCCCCCCTCGCCCTGCTCACCGCCGCGCTGGGCGCCTACGCCCTCGCGCAGCAGCCCACGACCACCTTCACGGTCGTGCGCTCGTCGCAGTGGGGGGCACAGAACCTCAACCCCTTCACGCCGGGGGACCAGCACCTCCAGGCGACGAACTCGGCCATCTACGAGACGCTGTTCTACGTCAACGGCCTGAATGGCAAGGTCACCAACGTCCTGGGCACGGGGTACACCTGGAGCAAGGACAACAAGACCCTGACGGTCACCACCCGCCCCGGCGTGAAGTGGCACGACGGCCAGGCCTTCAGCGCGAACGACGTGGCCTTTACCTTCAACTACCTCAAGCAGTACCCGGCGCTCGACCTCAGCGGCCTGTGGAAAAACGGCCTGACGAGCGTGAAGGCGAGTGGCCCCGGCACCGTGACCTTCACCTTCGCCCGCGCCAACACGCCGATCTTCTTCTACCTGGCGGGGACGCCCATCGTGCCCCAGCACCTGTGGAGCCAGATCAAGGACCCGCTGACCTACACCAACTCCAAGCCGGTGGGCACCGGTCCCTTCACCTTCGACGCCTACAGCCTCCAGGCGGTGCGGGTGCTGAAAAATCCCAACTACTGGATGAGGGGCCAGCCCTACGTGGACGCGGTGGTGTGGCGCGCGACCAACGGCAACGACGCCGCGCTGCTGCAACTCCTCAAGGGCGAGGCCGACTACGGCTACGTCGGCATTCCTGACCCCAAGGGCGGCTACGCGGCCAAGGGGCCGAACTACAGCTACTGGTGGCCGACCAACAACTCCAACTTCCTGTACTTCAACACCACCAAGGCGCCCTTCAGCGACCCCGCCTTCCGCCGCGCCGTCGCCACCGCGATCAACACCAGGGACGTGGCCCTCAAGGCCTACTCGGGCGTTCTGGCCGCCGCGCCCGCCAGCGCCGTGATTCCCGCCCAGCAGGCGCAGTGGCTCCCCGCCTCGATGAAGGGCCTGACCCCCAAGTACGACCCCGCCGCCGCCGACCGGGCGCTCACCGCTGCCGGGTACCGGAAGAACGCGCAGGGCCAACGCCTGGGCAAGGACGGGAGGCCCCTGCCCACCTTCAAGATCCTGGTGGGGGCGGGCTGGACCGACTTCATCACGATGGCGCAGGTCGTGGGGGACAACCTCAAGAAGGTGGGCATCAACACCTCCATCGACCAGCAGACCTGGAGCTCCTACTCGGGCGGGCTCCAGACCGCGACCTACGACATGGGCATCAGTTGGGGCTGGGGCAACGGCCCGACGCCCTACTACCTGTTCTACTCCTCGTTCTCGCCCGAACTCAGCGCGCCGGTGGGCAAGACGGCGCCCTCGAACCTGTCGCGCTACACCAACCCGGCCCTCACCCAGGCCCTCGCCCGCTTCCGCGCCACCAGCGACCCCGCCGCGCAGAAGCAGGCCGTCGCCACCATGGTGAGCACGGTCATGAAGGACATGCCGTGGGTGCCGCTGACCGACCGCGCCCAGTTCTCGCTGTACAACACCAGCCGGTTCACGAACTTCCCGACCGCGCAAAACCCTTACAACGACGGCAGCCCCGACGACGTGCCCGGCGCGCGGCTGATGTACCTCAACGTCAAGCCCAAGTAG
- a CDS encoding LacI family DNA-binding transcriptional regulator: MTESAPPSPSSPFPAPVTLADIARLAGVSRMTASNVVNGKPGMTEATRQRVLRAVEQTGYVANPAARRLAGRRTNLIGVIAPRYGVPYVNEVLHGAVAAAEDAGMNLAVFTTAGSAALERERAALLRTLADGVLLILPSGDEHEVFRDAVPVVTAGSLSPFSVRGDNVHGGRLVARHLLELGHRRVAYIRGPQEGGVYQQESQARERGFLEELRGGGVNVPDEYLAPGDFSEAGGERAARALLALPQPPTAIFASNDSAALGVLRAAEALGLRVPDDLSVVGYDDVGAAARTRPPLTTVRQPLPEMGAAAVRMLLALVRGTRPTPPPPFPTTLALRDSTGPPSPSR; this comes from the coding sequence ATGACGGAATCGGCCCCACCCTCCCCCAGCTCCCCGTTCCCCGCGCCGGTCACCCTGGCGGACATCGCCCGCCTGGCGGGGGTGTCGCGCATGACGGCCTCCAACGTCGTCAACGGCAAGCCGGGCATGACCGAGGCCACCCGGCAGCGGGTGCTGCGGGCGGTCGAGCAGACCGGATACGTGGCGAACCCGGCGGCGCGCCGGCTGGCGGGGCGGCGCACCAACCTGATCGGGGTGATCGCGCCGCGCTACGGGGTGCCCTACGTCAACGAGGTCCTGCACGGCGCGGTCGCCGCCGCCGAGGACGCGGGCATGAACCTGGCGGTCTTCACCACCGCGGGCAGCGCGGCCCTGGAGCGCGAGCGGGCGGCGCTGCTGCGGACCCTGGCCGACGGGGTGCTGCTCATCCTGCCCAGCGGGGACGAACACGAGGTGTTCCGGGACGCGGTGCCGGTGGTCACGGCGGGGTCGCTGAGCCCCTTCAGCGTGCGGGGGGACAATGTCCACGGCGGGCGCCTCGTCGCGCGGCACCTGCTGGAGTTGGGGCACCGCCGGGTCGCGTACATCCGCGGGCCGCAGGAGGGCGGGGTCTACCAGCAGGAGTCCCAGGCGCGCGAGCGCGGCTTCCTGGAGGAGCTGCGGGGGGGCGGGGTGAACGTGCCCGACGAATACCTGGCCCCGGGCGACTTCAGCGAGGCGGGGGGGGAGCGTGCCGCGCGGGCGCTGCTGGCCCTGCCCCAGCCGCCCACCGCGATCTTCGCCTCCAACGACTCGGCGGCCCTGGGGGTGCTGCGCGCCGCCGAGGCGCTGGGGCTGCGGGTGCCTGACGACCTCTCGGTGGTGGGCTACGACGACGTGGGGGCCGCCGCCCGGACCCGCCCGCCGCTGACCACCGTGCGCCAGCCGCTGCCCGAGATGGGCGCGGCGGCGGTGCGGATGCTGCTCGCCCTCGTGCGCGGCACCCGGCCCACGCCGCCGCCCCCCTTTCCCACCACCCTCGCCCTGCGCGACTCCACCGGGCCACCCTCCCCGTCCCGCTGA